AGGAGAACCGGTTGAACCCGGTACGTATGGTTATTTCTTTATTGGTGAATGCTCACAGGGAGGTAAAATAAACATCAACGGAAATATTACTTTATTGAGATAAAAACTATTTAAAAAATTAAACTTATATTAGCACTTATGAAATATCCTGCCAACAAACCTGTAAAAGTGAGCACATGGGTATTGCATTTGCTCCTTTTAAAAATTAAAAATATACAAATGAAAAGGTATTTAATTTTAAGTCTTTTGGTGATATCAGCAGTTAAGCTTACTTTGGCTCAGGACCCGCATTTCAGTCAGATACAATACAATCCGTTATACCTGAACCCTGCTTTTGCGGGTATAACTGAATATGGAAAAGCCAACCGACTGGCAGGGCTATACAGAGATCAGTGGAGAACGCTTCCAATTCCTTACTCCACAACATTTGCTTCTTATGACCGTTTGATAAAAAAATGGGATAAGGGATGGTTGATTGGCGGTGGATTAAGCTTTCTGTACGACAGAGCGGGCGATGGTAACCTGAGTATCTTCAATCCTACTATTACCATGAACTTTGGAAAATATTTCAATAAAGAAAAACAATTGATTACACTGGGGGTAACGGCAGGTATCAGTATCAAGACGCTGGACATGTTAGGATTGCAGTTTGACAACCAGTATAACGGCGCAACCTTTGAACCAACGTTACCAAGCGGCGAAACATTTTCAAATAACAGCGTTTCCTATCCGAATTTCACCTTGGGTTTAAATTTCCGTACCAAGATAAAAGAAAAATCAACGTTAGATATTGGCGCATCCACTTCCAATTTACACAGGCCGGCACAAAACTTTTTGTATTACACCACCTCCAGACTTCCGTCCAGACATACCGCTTATGCAAAAGCGAAAGTGGCCATAAAAGATAACTGGAACGTACAACCGGGTATTTTCTTCCAGAACCAGCGAAAATTCAATCAGTTACTGATAAATGCAATCGCTGAAGTCCGTTTTGGCGATAAAAAAGATTTTGGGTTAGGGTTTGGTGCGGGTTATCGCGCTATAGATAACGATGCCGCCATCGCCTACCTTTCATTTTTATATAAAACATTGAGGATAGGTGCCGCATATGACTTCAATGTATCCGGCCTGCGCAAAGCAAGCCGTTCTCAGGGTGCATTTGAAATCGCCCTGAACTATGAATTTGGTGAAGTAAAAAGCAAACGCAAAAAATGCGATACTGTCCGTATAACACAGGTTCAGATTGTTACCGATACGCTGATTGTCCATGACACAGTCGAAGTGAAAGTGGAGAAACCTGCTGAAATCATTGAAAATCCATGCGACAAGATTGCAAAAGAAATCAATGAGAATTTGCCTGCAGCAGTATTCTTTGACAATGATGTCCCTCTTGGAAAAGCGAAAGAAACAGCTACCGGCGAAAATTACAAAGACCTGTTCGAAACTTACATGAGCAAGAAAGATGTCTTTGCCAAACAAACATCTGAAGAAGAAGCGGAGGAATTATTCGGCAAAGTTCAGGTATCTTACGCACAACTCGAAAAGGTGTTTGACCTGTTGGAAAAATACCTGAAAGACGATCATAAGATAACGCTGAACCTGAGAGGTTATACATCTCCACTGGCAGATGGCGAATACAACTTCAATTTATCTAAACGCAGGATTGAAAGCGTGAAAAATTACCTGATTTCACGAAATAACGGTGCATTGAAATCGTACATTGATTCCGGCAAACTGAAATTCGAATTATTGCCTTACGGCAAATTGGCATCACCTGCCGGCATCAGCGATAAACTCAGTGACAAGAAGAACTCCATTTACGGCAAAGCCGCATCATTGGAAAGACGCGTGGAAATCATGCACGTGGGAGTTGAATAACCCGTCTTATATCTTAAACAATAAAAATGGCTAATCTGAAGATTAGCCATTTTTATTGAATCTAAACATGAAAAAGCATATTTTCCTTAAAATATTTTTAGAATTAATTTCCATATAGTATCTTACGAGATATTTTTGAATTAAGCTATGGAAACAGCAGAAGTTGAAGAAACGGTAGATCTTCATCCGCAGGACGAAGATGCAAATCGAGTATTTGAGAAATATATTGAACACAAACCCAGCTCCCTTTTTATTCGGTTCTTGATAACACAACGCCATTTCTCCGGATTAATACTGGGAGGCGGTTATGCCTATCTTCGGCACCGGAAAGCAAGCAAAGCGAAATTCAACCTGTTTATTGACATTTTCTTTCGCATCTTATTATGGCTCCATTGGCCCATCCTCAAGAAAAAATTAATCCGACAACCATTTTCTGTTCAGCTCAGAAGACGCCTGGAAATGTTAGGTGCCACCTATATCAAGCTTGGACAAATCATGAGTCTCAGGGAAGATATGCTTCCGAAAGATATCACGGATGAGTTAAAAAAACTATTGGACACCCTGCCGGCTATCAGCTACGACCGGTTTGTGGAACTGGTAGAAGAACAAATAGGACAACCTATTCATCGTGTTTTCTCTGAGGTCAAACAGAATCCGTTAGGCTCCGCCTCTATCGCTCAAACACACCGGGCAACACTCCGAACCGGCGAAGAAGTGGTCTTAAAACTCATCAAACCCGGAACCCGCGAGCTTATACAGACAGACAGCAAGATCATAAAGGTGATGGGAAGTTTCCTAGAACTGTTCATTCCGCAGCTGCAGCCAAAGAATATGTTTACGGAGTTCTGCGATTATACCAATCGTGAAGTAGACTTCAGGTTAGAAGCGGATAATGCAGAAGAGTTCAGCTCCAATTTTATAAAACACCCTGAAATTCATTTTCCAGTTATATACAGAGAATACTCCACCAGCGATTTGATTTGTATGCAGTTTATCCGAGGAATCAAACCCGATGTACGCGCCTATGAACGTTATTCCGAAGAAGACAGAGCAAAAATCGTGGACTACGGCGCCTATGCCATCATTCAGATGCTGTATCACGACGGGTTCTTCCACGCCGATTTACATCCCGGCAATTTAATGATCATGGATGGCCCGAACGGACCACAAGTGGGGTTTATTGATTTAGGCATGGTGGGCAGGTTTGAGGAAAACACCCGGAAAACGATGTTGTATTATTTCAACAGTTTGGTTACCGGAGACCCACTTGGTGCTGCACGATACCTGACTTTACTTGCACGTCCGGGAAAGGGCAGCGATATAGAAGGATTCCGCAGGGCCTTTACCACCGTTGGTAACAAGTGGCTGAAGTCCCCGAATTTCAAAGAGTTTTCTCTGGCACGACTCATACTGGAGTCCGTGGCATTAGGCTCTAAATACCGACTGTACTATCCGTTAGAGTTGGTATTAATGGTAAAGGCCATCATCACCTATGAGGGAGTCGGCAATGTCATTATGCCCGGATTTGACATTCAGAAAGTCAGCAAGAAACACATCCGGAAGATGTTGCTGGGTGAAGTAAATCCGGTTGACCTATTCAAGGCGCAACTGCAGAATGCACCGGAGTTCATGGATATCATCTCCCGTTCCCCATTAGTGCTCTCCGAAGCATTCAAACGGTTTGAAAACGGACTGGTAGAAAAAAAGAAACCCCTTACACAAGGAGTGCAAAATACCATTTTCGGCGGATGCTGTGTTATCGGTGGCTCTATCCTGGCCGCCGCCGGACTGGATTGGATGGTGTTCACGCCGTTGCTGGTATTAGGATTCATACTGGCCTTAAAATCCTGATCTGCTTTTTATCAACTTATTATTTCCAGGTTGCAATCTC
The genomic region above belongs to Sphingobacteriales bacterium and contains:
- a CDS encoding PorP/SprF family type IX secretion system membrane protein, whose product is MKRYLILSLLVISAVKLTLAQDPHFSQIQYNPLYLNPAFAGITEYGKANRLAGLYRDQWRTLPIPYSTTFASYDRLIKKWDKGWLIGGGLSFLYDRAGDGNLSIFNPTITMNFGKYFNKEKQLITLGVTAGISIKTLDMLGLQFDNQYNGATFEPTLPSGETFSNNSVSYPNFTLGLNFRTKIKEKSTLDIGASTSNLHRPAQNFLYYTTSRLPSRHTAYAKAKVAIKDNWNVQPGIFFQNQRKFNQLLINAIAEVRFGDKKDFGLGFGAGYRAIDNDAAIAYLSFLYKTLRIGAAYDFNVSGLRKASRSQGAFEIALNYEFGEVKSKRKKCDTVRITQVQIVTDTLIVHDTVEVKVEKPAEIIENPCDKIAKEINENLPAAVFFDNDVPLGKAKETATGENYKDLFETYMSKKDVFAKQTSEEEAEELFGKVQVSYAQLEKVFDLLEKYLKDDHKITLNLRGYTSPLADGEYNFNLSKRRIESVKNYLISRNNGALKSYIDSGKLKFELLPYGKLASPAGISDKLSDKKNSIYGKAASLERRVEIMHVGVE
- a CDS encoding AarF/ABC1/UbiB kinase family protein; translated protein: METAEVEETVDLHPQDEDANRVFEKYIEHKPSSLFIRFLITQRHFSGLILGGGYAYLRHRKASKAKFNLFIDIFFRILLWLHWPILKKKLIRQPFSVQLRRRLEMLGATYIKLGQIMSLREDMLPKDITDELKKLLDTLPAISYDRFVELVEEQIGQPIHRVFSEVKQNPLGSASIAQTHRATLRTGEEVVLKLIKPGTRELIQTDSKIIKVMGSFLELFIPQLQPKNMFTEFCDYTNREVDFRLEADNAEEFSSNFIKHPEIHFPVIYREYSTSDLICMQFIRGIKPDVRAYERYSEEDRAKIVDYGAYAIIQMLYHDGFFHADLHPGNLMIMDGPNGPQVGFIDLGMVGRFEENTRKTMLYYFNSLVTGDPLGAARYLTLLARPGKGSDIEGFRRAFTTVGNKWLKSPNFKEFSLARLILESVALGSKYRLYYPLELVLMVKAIITYEGVGNVIMPGFDIQKVSKKHIRKMLLGEVNPVDLFKAQLQNAPEFMDIISRSPLVLSEAFKRFENGLVEKKKPLTQGVQNTIFGGCCVIGGSILAAAGLDWMVFTPLLVLGFILALKS